From the Acinetobacter wanghuae genome, one window contains:
- the smc gene encoding chromosome segregation protein SMC: MRLSSLKLSGFKSFADSTTLHFKDNRTAVVGPNGCGKSNVIDAIRWVMGESNARQLRGGSMQDVIFTGTAKRKPVGLASVELRFDNTYGKLGGMYNAYTELAVRRQVNRDGKSEYFLNGTKCRRRDITDIFLGTGLGPRSYSIIEQGMINRLVDAKPEEMRVYIEEAAGVSRYQARRRETMLHLDHTTQNLSRLEDIASELKSQLKTLKRQAESAIQYKELEAHIRTIKIETLSFQCEQSQRLQEEYTLQLNTQGETFKLVRSELTTLEHDLSNTSELFQRLIQQSTPLQNEWQQAEKKLAELEMTVQQKQSLLAQNSTHLLQLEQQRAQAKERLQLIELQLETLYEQLEDQTAQLQQLDAKNQNQQQSVIDLKAQHANLSVQFTQMKAQVEQQQQRQLQMSAQSEQLVKNIARIEQQKAVLQQQSQQIQHEAQQDELEQQQQDKITAEKTLTDIEHALNICKTQQAQLHAEQHQQQQQVMQLKSEIQVLRSEQKHLDQLVTKANPKHNPNAVQLMQVLKLNEQGKAHATLIEKFLAKWLSAQVLAKDEDFFTQQARQLKQTEIQDKICIANSTCLADWIEAPHYSLWQNVAVVENLTLALSLQIALAQGQTLLSLDGYHIGQDWIIGLDYDESSQAGQGALSHRIRLDEIEQQLSELQAALLQAEQQLLESNTSLNQCNAQHQSLTAQLKQAQQAVQQLDLTIAKVQSATQAFAVQKQQLQNQLQQLDVQLEEDAMQKDDLEIDLHALNIKLEQSLPIYKTLQFQLDELNLQLEDAQQQYQLAQQELELLRRQTVQSKQQVELLEKDQNFLKQQQQQILAQMEQAKSLIDPVQLELPSLQSQYQQQADLTAKLQKTWSAWQLELNDVQAKQKLLTEKRQSFQQQDEKLRTDLEQKRLAWQSAQSDLQHYSEQLKEMNSEIITGLKIDIQAHQAKLEKAQAQFDKLGAVNLAASEEYEEVSKRYNELSHQMQDLENTVQQLQAAMKSIDQETRKLFMSTFDQVNKELQNLFPKVFNGGEASLSLEDGWQSGVKLMARPPGKRNSSLALLSGGEKALTALALVFAIFRLNPAPFCVLDEVDAPLDDANVGRFCNLVKELSEHVQFIYITHNKLAMMMATDLLGVTMPEAGTSKLVSVNLEQAKEYGEAAEA, from the coding sequence ATGCGTTTAAGCAGTTTAAAACTTTCAGGCTTCAAATCGTTTGCCGATAGCACGACTTTACATTTTAAAGACAACCGCACCGCAGTCGTCGGTCCGAATGGTTGTGGTAAATCCAATGTCATTGATGCCATTCGCTGGGTCATGGGCGAGTCGAACGCGCGCCAACTGCGTGGTGGCAGTATGCAAGATGTCATCTTCACAGGCACTGCAAAGCGTAAACCCGTCGGTTTGGCCAGTGTTGAACTGCGTTTTGATAATACCTATGGCAAATTAGGCGGCATGTATAACGCTTATACAGAGCTTGCGGTACGTCGTCAGGTCAATCGGGATGGTAAGTCCGAATATTTTTTGAATGGCACCAAATGTCGCCGTCGTGATATTACCGATATTTTCTTAGGTACAGGTTTAGGTCCACGTTCATATTCGATTATTGAGCAGGGCATGATTAACCGACTTGTCGATGCCAAACCTGAAGAAATGCGTGTGTATATTGAAGAAGCAGCAGGCGTCTCGCGTTATCAAGCGCGTCGCCGTGAAACTATGCTGCATTTGGATCACACCACACAAAATTTATCACGCCTTGAAGATATTGCTTCAGAACTCAAATCTCAGCTCAAAACTTTAAAGCGTCAGGCTGAATCAGCGATTCAATACAAAGAACTTGAAGCACACATTCGCACGATTAAGATTGAGACCTTATCATTCCAATGTGAGCAAAGTCAGCGCTTGCAAGAAGAATATACCCTGCAACTGAACACGCAGGGTGAAACCTTTAAATTGGTTCGTTCTGAGTTGACCACGCTTGAGCATGATTTAAGTAATACCAGTGAATTGTTCCAGCGTTTAATTCAGCAGTCGACCCCATTGCAAAACGAATGGCAACAAGCAGAAAAGAAACTGGCTGAACTTGAGATGACTGTGCAGCAAAAACAGTCATTGTTAGCGCAAAATTCAACTCATTTACTGCAACTTGAACAACAACGCGCTCAAGCCAAAGAACGCCTACAACTGATTGAGCTGCAATTAGAAACCTTGTATGAGCAACTTGAAGATCAAACCGCACAGTTGCAGCAACTAGATGCAAAAAATCAAAACCAACAGCAAAGTGTCATTGATCTAAAAGCCCAACATGCCAATCTCTCAGTGCAATTTACTCAAATGAAAGCGCAAGTTGAGCAGCAGCAACAACGTCAATTGCAAATGTCTGCCCAAAGCGAGCAATTGGTCAAAAATATTGCACGTATTGAGCAGCAAAAAGCAGTGCTGCAACAGCAGTCTCAACAAATTCAACATGAAGCGCAACAAGATGAACTGGAACAGCAGCAACAAGACAAAATCACAGCTGAAAAAACGCTGACAGATATTGAACACGCACTGAATATTTGCAAGACGCAACAAGCACAGCTTCACGCTGAGCAACATCAGCAACAACAACAAGTGATGCAGCTGAAATCAGAAATTCAGGTATTGCGTTCAGAGCAAAAGCATCTTGATCAGCTCGTGACCAAAGCCAATCCAAAGCATAATCCCAATGCTGTACAACTCATGCAGGTGTTAAAGCTGAATGAACAGGGTAAAGCACATGCGACGCTAATTGAAAAATTCTTAGCGAAATGGCTTTCAGCTCAAGTTCTCGCAAAAGATGAAGATTTCTTCACTCAGCAAGCGCGTCAACTGAAACAAACTGAGATTCAAGACAAAATTTGCATTGCCAATAGCACATGTTTGGCAGATTGGATTGAAGCGCCGCATTATTCACTTTGGCAGAATGTTGCTGTGGTTGAAAACTTAACCCTAGCTTTGTCATTGCAAATAGCGTTGGCTCAAGGTCAGACTTTACTCAGTTTGGACGGCTATCATATCGGGCAAGATTGGATCATTGGGCTAGATTATGATGAGTCAAGTCAAGCAGGTCAGGGTGCGTTAAGTCATCGTATTCGTCTAGATGAAATTGAGCAGCAGTTGAGTGAGCTGCAAGCCGCATTATTACAGGCTGAACAGCAATTACTCGAAAGTAATACATCTTTGAATCAATGCAATGCGCAACACCAAAGTTTGACAGCGCAGCTGAAACAAGCGCAACAGGCAGTACAGCAGCTCGACTTAACTATTGCCAAAGTTCAAAGTGCGACACAGGCATTTGCAGTCCAAAAGCAACAATTGCAAAACCAGTTGCAGCAACTGGATGTACAGCTTGAAGAAGACGCCATGCAAAAAGATGATCTTGAAATTGATCTGCATGCCTTAAACATCAAACTTGAGCAGAGCCTACCAATCTATAAAACCTTGCAATTCCAACTTGATGAATTAAATCTTCAACTTGAAGATGCTCAACAACAGTATCAATTAGCGCAACAAGAGCTTGAATTACTGCGCCGTCAAACCGTGCAGAGCAAACAACAAGTTGAATTGTTAGAGAAAGATCAAAACTTCTTGAAGCAGCAACAGCAGCAAATTTTGGCGCAGATGGAACAAGCGAAGAGCTTAATTGATCCTGTACAGCTTGAACTGCCTAGTTTGCAGTCGCAATATCAGCAGCAAGCAGATTTGACTGCCAAGCTACAAAAAACGTGGTCAGCGTGGCAGTTGGAACTGAATGATGTTCAAGCCAAGCAAAAATTACTGACCGAAAAACGTCAAAGTTTCCAACAGCAAGACGAAAAGCTTAGAACGGATTTGGAACAAAAACGTTTAGCATGGCAATCTGCGCAATCAGATTTACAGCACTATTCAGAACAGCTTAAAGAGATGAATAGTGAAATCATCACAGGCTTGAAGATTGATATTCAAGCGCACCAAGCCAAGCTAGAAAAAGCACAAGCACAGTTTGATAAGCTCGGAGCGGTGAATCTTGCAGCATCTGAGGAATACGAAGAAGTCTCAAAACGCTATAATGAACTCAGTCATCAAATGCAAGACTTGGAAAATACCGTGCAGCAATTACAAGCTGCAATGAAAAGTATTGACCAAGAAACCCGCAAACTGTTTATGAGTACCTTTGATCAGGTCAATAAAGAGCTTCAAAACTTATTCCCGAAAGTATTTAATGGCGGTGAAGCGAGTTTAAGCCTTGAAGATGGATGGCAATCGGGTGTAAAACTGATGGCACGACCACCGGGCAAGCGCAATAGCTCATTGGCACTGCTTTCTGGTGGTGAAAAAGCATTAACAGCATTGGCGTTGGTGTTTGCAATTTTTAGACTGAACCCTGCACCATTTTGCGTCCTTGATGAAGTCGATGCACCGCTTGATGATGCGAACGTTGGACGTTTTTGTAATTTGGTCAAAGAATTGTCTGAACACGTACAATTTATTTACATTACCCACAATAAGCTTGCAATGATGATGGCAACTGATTTGCTCGGAGTAACCATGCCAGAAGCAGGTACTTCGAAATTAGTCTCAGTCAATTTGGAACAAGCAAAAGAATACGGCGAAGCTGCGGAGGCTTAA
- a CDS encoding cell division protein ZipA C-terminal FtsZ-binding domain-containing protein: MEITTLIGIVIAVVIMLLGIKMIIKKPADAPSLDADLHIDPDSQTPIIPRHVRAQLAQQDTARIEPSLSDATAAETAQTEKKEPTFIQLTPDAQQKAEVDTETTATLKVDEVEKTESVIETAPVEPIKAEIVPQVEAVEENKPVAAEFSLNANIEKAEISDFNEESSILDAHLHEQKIVDEESALANAETVISLHIYPQGRVLSGEKTLKVLLKYGLRYGELACFHRYSEDGSKLLFSVLQMTDTGMEGFDLETLSTEEVKGLAFFLALPHSDVQNAFDTMDSISRLIAREVDGLVYDQNHQEFTPQLREFWRHQAIDYRVGQPVEV; the protein is encoded by the coding sequence ATGGAAATCACAACACTGATCGGGATTGTTATAGCGGTCGTGATCATGCTCTTGGGCATTAAAATGATCATTAAGAAACCTGCGGATGCACCGTCTTTGGATGCTGATTTGCATATTGATCCAGACAGTCAGACACCAATCATTCCGCGTCATGTGCGTGCGCAGTTGGCACAGCAAGACACAGCGCGCATTGAACCTAGCTTAAGCGATGCAACGGCAGCTGAAACTGCTCAAACCGAAAAGAAAGAACCGACATTTATTCAGTTAACGCCGGATGCTCAACAAAAAGCAGAGGTAGATACTGAAACAACAGCAACGCTAAAAGTAGATGAAGTTGAAAAGACTGAATCTGTTATTGAAACTGCACCTGTAGAGCCAATAAAAGCTGAGATAGTGCCTCAAGTCGAGGCGGTTGAAGAAAATAAGCCGGTCGCTGCTGAATTTAGTTTAAATGCCAATATCGAAAAAGCTGAAATTTCTGACTTTAACGAAGAAAGCAGTATTTTAGATGCGCATCTACATGAACAAAAAATTGTGGATGAAGAAAGTGCTTTAGCCAATGCTGAAACGGTTATTTCATTGCATATTTATCCGCAAGGTCGTGTTTTATCAGGTGAAAAAACCCTGAAAGTTTTGTTGAAATATGGTCTGCGTTATGGCGAATTGGCATGTTTCCATCGTTATAGCGAAGATGGCTCAAAACTACTTTTCTCAGTATTGCAAATGACCGATACCGGTATGGAAGGCTTTGACCTTGAAACGCTATCGACTGAAGAAGTGAAAGGTTTGGCTTTCTTCTTGGCATTGCCACATAGCGATGTGCAAAATGCGTTCGATACCATGGACAGTATCTCGCGTCTAATTGCCCGTGAAGTCGATGGTCTGGTCTATGATCAAAACCATCAAGAATTTACCCCACAGCTGCGTGAATTCTGGCGTCATCAAGCGATTGATTATCGTGTTGGACAACCAGTAGAAGTTTAA
- the ligA gene encoding NAD-dependent DNA ligase LigA, producing MTHDATVIAQMRQLIQLIAKHNHAYYVMDQPTIEDSEYDQLFHQLKALEQKYPEAIQADSPINKVGGQPLSKFDSITHVVPMLSLGNVFNKEDLFAFAKRIEERLPNQKIEYDVELKFDGLAISLWYENGVLVRGVTRGDGEMGEDITQNVKTIRNLPKVLSTTTGSVPTLLEVRGEVLMPKAGFEKLNSENEAKGEKTFANPRNAAAGSLRQLDPNIAASRPLAFYAYGIAQCQPHHGQTTMSASLDWLTQFGFAIGEKHFICDSIQDVQAIYEQMIIDRPRLLVEIDGMVIKVNDLKQQQTLGFLSREPRWATAYKFPAVAALTTVDNIDWQVGRTGTITPVARLNPVAVGGVTVSNVTLHNIGEIHRLDVRVGDTVSVYRSGDVIPKVEKVWPEFRPVDAVEVQLPKCCPVCESPIVMPEGEALARCSGGLYCAAQRIEAIRHFVSRKAMDIEGLGDRWAESLLHLNLLNDVADIYHLHEHREKLLTIEKMGEKSVQNLMDSIENSKKTSFSNFIFALGIRGVGETTARMLANTFQTLDALRTADLEALKKTPDVGDITAEWIIDFFQAPHNLEVLDRLLAAGIHWDAPTAPTRQPLNGESWVVTGTLASMGRDDATQLLQALGARVSGSVSSKTKRVVAGEKAGSKLDRAEKLGIPVLNEEQFIALMKEHGQIQD from the coding sequence ATGACCCACGACGCCACTGTCATTGCGCAAATGCGCCAATTGATTCAACTCATTGCCAAGCATAATCATGCTTATTATGTGATGGATCAACCGACCATTGAAGACAGTGAATATGATCAGCTGTTTCACCAATTAAAAGCATTAGAGCAAAAATATCCTGAGGCTATACAAGCAGATAGCCCGATCAATAAGGTGGGTGGTCAGCCACTCTCTAAATTTGATAGCATTACCCATGTAGTACCGATGCTGTCTTTGGGTAATGTCTTTAACAAAGAAGACCTATTTGCCTTTGCGAAACGGATTGAAGAACGTCTGCCGAATCAAAAAATTGAATACGACGTTGAACTCAAATTTGATGGACTTGCTATTTCGCTGTGGTATGAAAATGGCGTACTTGTCCGAGGCGTCACACGTGGTGATGGTGAAATGGGCGAAGATATTACTCAAAACGTAAAAACCATTCGTAATTTACCCAAAGTTTTATCGACGACGACAGGCAGTGTTCCGACGTTGCTTGAAGTGCGCGGTGAAGTGCTCATGCCGAAAGCAGGTTTTGAAAAGCTGAATAGCGAGAATGAAGCAAAGGGTGAAAAGACCTTTGCTAATCCACGTAATGCTGCGGCAGGGAGCTTACGTCAGCTAGACCCTAATATTGCAGCTTCACGACCTTTGGCATTTTATGCCTATGGCATTGCGCAATGTCAGCCGCATCATGGGCAGACCACCATGTCAGCAAGTTTAGATTGGTTGACCCAGTTTGGTTTTGCCATTGGTGAAAAGCATTTCATTTGCGACAGTATTCAAGATGTCCAAGCCATCTATGAACAAATGATTATTGATCGTCCACGTTTGTTGGTTGAAATTGATGGTATGGTCATTAAGGTCAACGACTTGAAACAGCAGCAAACCTTAGGTTTCTTGAGTCGTGAACCGCGCTGGGCAACAGCCTATAAATTTCCAGCAGTTGCAGCATTGACGACAGTAGATAACATTGATTGGCAAGTCGGAAGGACAGGCACAATTACACCTGTCGCGCGACTCAATCCTGTGGCAGTTGGTGGTGTAACGGTTTCAAATGTGACCTTGCATAATATCGGTGAAATTCATCGTTTAGATGTGCGTGTGGGCGATACCGTCAGCGTGTACCGTAGCGGCGATGTGATTCCTAAAGTTGAGAAAGTTTGGCCTGAATTCCGCCCAGTAGATGCAGTTGAAGTGCAATTGCCTAAATGCTGTCCTGTGTGTGAATCACCGATTGTGATGCCTGAAGGCGAAGCTTTAGCACGTTGTTCAGGCGGTTTATATTGTGCTGCACAACGTATTGAAGCGATTCGTCACTTTGTCTCTCGTAAAGCCATGGATATTGAAGGCTTGGGCGATCGTTGGGCAGAATCTTTACTGCATTTAAATTTACTCAATGATGTGGCCGATATTTATCATTTGCATGAACATCGTGAAAAACTTTTAACCATTGAAAAAATGGGTGAAAAGTCAGTTCAAAATCTCATGGATTCAATTGAAAACAGTAAGAAAACCAGTTTTTCGAATTTTATCTTTGCACTCGGCATTCGTGGCGTCGGTGAAACTACCGCACGTATGCTCGCCAATACTTTCCAAACTTTAGATGCGCTACGTACAGCGGATTTAGAAGCATTGAAGAAAACCCCTGATGTGGGTGATATTACAGCAGAATGGATTATTGATTTCTTCCAAGCACCGCATAATTTAGAGGTATTAGATCGCTTACTCGCTGCAGGTATTCATTGGGATGCACCAACAGCACCGACACGTCAGCCATTAAATGGCGAAAGTTGGGTGGTGACAGGCACACTTGCAAGTATGGGGCGTGATGATGCCACACAACTATTACAAGCCTTAGGTGCGCGCGTGAGTGGTAGTGTGTCAAGTAAGACCAAACGTGTGGTGGCGGGTGAAAAAGCCGGTTCTAAGTTAGATAGAGCTGAAAAATTGGGCATTCCTGTTTTAAATGAAGAACAGTTTATTGCACTGATGAAAGAACATGGTCAAATTCAAGACTGA
- the rlmF gene encoding 23S rRNA (adenine(1618)-N(6))-methyltransferase RlmF, translated as MAQAKKSFPQQKSELHARNLHRSRYDFPQLIQSCPELAAFVRPNQYNDLSINFSDPQAVKMLNKALLKHFYDIQYWDIPQDYLCPPIPGRADYIHYLADLLGDNNNGQIPTGRTVQVLDIGVGANCIYPIIGHRSYGWKFVGSDIHAASVKSAQFIVEANPNLRKGIQIRLQKTPSNIFKGVIKPSDRFDLTLCNPPFHASQDEANATATQKLRKLGKPVDRTKVVLNFGGQKNELWCDGGEERFVCQMVHESTQFAEQCLWFTTLVSKKTTLPMLLKTLRNSGAVDVKTIKMTQGQKESRFVAWTFLDSKQQQAWKNARWTSA; from the coding sequence ATGGCGCAAGCAAAGAAATCTTTTCCGCAGCAAAAATCGGAATTACATGCACGAAATCTGCATCGCAGTCGTTACGATTTTCCTCAACTCATCCAGAGTTGTCCGGAACTTGCAGCTTTTGTCCGCCCCAATCAGTATAACGATCTATCGATAAACTTTTCTGATCCACAAGCGGTAAAAATGCTCAATAAAGCCTTGCTCAAGCATTTTTATGACATTCAATATTGGGATATTCCCCAAGATTATCTTTGCCCACCAATTCCGGGTCGAGCCGACTATATTCACTATTTGGCTGACTTGTTAGGTGATAATAATAATGGACAGATTCCAACAGGACGCACAGTTCAGGTATTAGATATTGGGGTGGGTGCGAACTGTATTTATCCGATCATTGGTCATCGCAGTTATGGTTGGAAATTTGTCGGTTCAGACATTCATGCCGCATCTGTGAAAAGTGCTCAATTTATTGTGGAAGCCAATCCAAATCTCAGAAAGGGCATTCAGATTCGATTACAGAAAACCCCGAGCAATATTTTCAAAGGGGTGATTAAACCTTCAGATCGTTTTGATTTGACCCTATGTAATCCACCATTTCATGCATCGCAAGATGAAGCAAATGCCACAGCAACGCAAAAATTAAGAAAGTTGGGCAAACCCGTTGATCGAACCAAGGTGGTGTTAAACTTTGGCGGGCAAAAAAACGAATTATGGTGTGACGGTGGCGAAGAACGCTTTGTTTGCCAAATGGTACACGAAAGTACACAGTTTGCTGAGCAATGTCTTTGGTTTACGACACTGGTTTCGAAGAAAACAACCTTGCCGATGCTGTTGAAGACCTTGCGTAACAGCGGCGCAGTGGATGTGAAAACCATTAAAATGACGCAGGGGCAAAAAGAGAGCCGTTTTGTTGCTTGGACTTTCCTTGATTCCAAGCAACAACAAGCATGGAAAAATGCGCGTTGGACTTCAGCTTAA
- the ftn gene encoding heteropolymeric bacterioferritin subunit Ftn: MRGNPEVVAYLNMLIGGELAARDQYLIHSRMYEDWGLSKIFERIDHEMQEEAQHADALIRRVLFLEGTPNMKQDDLEIGTDVISCLKADLALEYAVREKLAQGVKLCEEKGDYVTRDMLRQQMSDTEEDHTYWLEKQLRLIQLIGLQNYIQSQM, from the coding sequence ATGCGCGGTAATCCAGAAGTCGTGGCTTATTTAAATATGTTGATTGGTGGAGAACTTGCTGCACGTGATCAATATTTGATTCACTCTCGTATGTATGAAGATTGGGGCCTAAGCAAAATCTTTGAACGTATTGACCATGAAATGCAAGAAGAAGCACAGCATGCTGATGCTTTGATTCGTCGTGTGCTGTTTTTGGAAGGCACACCGAATATGAAGCAAGATGATTTAGAGATTGGTACAGATGTTATTTCTTGTTTAAAAGCCGATTTAGCACTTGAATATGCAGTACGCGAAAAACTAGCGCAGGGCGTGAAATTGTGCGAAGAAAAAGGCGATTATGTCACCCGTGATATGTTGCGCCAGCAAATGTCAGACACCGAAGAAGACCATACTTATTGGTTAGAGAAACAATTGCGTCTCATTCAATTGATTGGTCTACAAAACTATATTCAATCGCAAATGTAA
- the rluB gene encoding 23S rRNA pseudouridine(2605) synthase RluB translates to MSEKLQKVLARVGLGSRRYMEEVIAAGRVSVNGQVAQVGERIEPTDELRIDGRKVAFQIEDEIRRRVIIYYKPEGEICSRSDPENRPTVFEQLPQIQGDRWVMVGRLDINSTGLLLFTNDGELANRLMHPSNEIEREYAVRVMGEVTPQIKNTMLKGVVLDDGPAKFESFSELGGDGINRWFQVVVKEGRNREVRRIFESQGLKVSRLLRTRYGTVILPRELRTGRWIELDKNDIDNLTKAVELKPRQGTGLYGMAKRRTERMQDKPLMARRGGFLRQQRRDSDDQPQAAFGRERERRDDNAQARRERPENQNGTQFVRRDNTQAPQFNRGGARPEQGFGRRDERDENAPRRPYGVNKGFKKF, encoded by the coding sequence ATGAGTGAAAAGTTGCAAAAGGTGCTTGCACGTGTTGGTTTGGGTTCTCGCCGTTATATGGAAGAAGTCATTGCCGCAGGTCGCGTGAGCGTAAACGGGCAAGTTGCCCAAGTGGGTGAGCGTATTGAACCTACCGATGAGCTTCGCATCGATGGTCGTAAAGTCGCATTCCAAATCGAAGACGAAATTCGTCGTCGTGTGATTATTTACTATAAACCTGAAGGTGAAATCTGTTCACGTAGCGACCCTGAAAACCGTCCTACTGTATTTGAACAATTGCCACAAATTCAGGGTGATCGTTGGGTAATGGTCGGGCGTCTTGATATTAACTCAACAGGTTTACTCCTTTTCACAAATGATGGTGAGCTTGCAAACCGCTTGATGCACCCTTCAAACGAAATCGAGCGTGAATACGCGGTTCGTGTCATGGGTGAAGTAACACCACAAATCAAAAATACGATGCTCAAAGGCGTGGTATTAGATGATGGTCCAGCGAAATTCGAATCATTCTCTGAGCTTGGTGGTGATGGTATTAACCGTTGGTTCCAAGTGGTGGTAAAAGAAGGTCGTAACCGTGAAGTACGTCGTATCTTTGAATCACAAGGTCTGAAAGTTAGCCGTTTGCTACGTACCCGTTATGGTACAGTGATTCTGCCACGCGAACTTCGTACTGGTCGTTGGATCGAACTCGATAAGAACGACATTGATAACCTGACCAAAGCTGTGGAACTTAAACCACGTCAAGGTACAGGTCTATATGGTATGGCGAAACGTCGTACTGAACGTATGCAAGACAAACCGCTCATGGCACGTCGTGGCGGTTTCTTACGTCAACAACGCCGCGACAGCGATGATCAACCGCAAGCCGCTTTTGGTCGTGAGCGCGAACGTCGTGATGACAATGCTCAAGCTCGTCGTGAACGTCCTGAGAACCAAAATGGTACGCAGTTTGTCCGCCGTGACAACACTCAAGCACCTCAGTTCAACCGTGGTGGCGCTCGCCCTGAACAAGGCTTCGGTCGTCGTGACGAACGTGATGAGAATGCACCACGTCGCCCATATGGCGTAAACAAAGGCTTCAAAAAGTTCTAA
- the scpB gene encoding SMC-Scp complex subunit ScpB, translating to MNNEKPDLLSQTEDLHEILMQLEAIIFASDSAVSVARLKEAFQDRFSKQELRQYLQQLSMLMHGRSIELVETAEGFRFQVRAKYRNIIAQTWPERPTRLSPSLLETLAVIAYHQPVTRADIEQIRGVTNNSQILRTLFDSNWIKESGFRELPGRPALLVTTPQFLNAFGLNSLGQLPPLQDAKEAFMALDANALTS from the coding sequence ATGAATAATGAAAAACCTGATTTGCTTTCACAAACAGAAGATTTACACGAAATCTTGATGCAGCTTGAAGCGATTATTTTCGCTAGTGATTCGGCTGTATCTGTTGCACGTTTAAAAGAAGCGTTTCAGGATCGTTTTAGCAAGCAAGAATTACGTCAGTATTTACAACAATTGTCGATGCTGATGCATGGTCGCTCGATCGAACTGGTTGAAACCGCAGAAGGTTTTCGTTTTCAAGTACGTGCAAAATATCGTAATATTATTGCACAAACATGGCCAGAACGTCCAACGCGTTTGTCGCCATCTTTACTTGAAACGCTTGCCGTGATTGCTTATCACCAGCCTGTCACTCGAGCAGACATTGAACAAATTCGGGGTGTCACGAACAATAGTCAAATTTTGCGTACGCTGTTTGACTCGAACTGGATTAAAGAATCTGGTTTTCGTGAACTCCCAGGAAGACCTGCGTTGTTAGTGACAACGCCTCAGTTTTTAAATGCATTTGGTTTAAATAGTTTAGGCCAATTGCCTCCCCTGCAGGATGCCAAGGAAGCTTTTATGGCGCTCGATGCAAATGCATTGACGTCATAA
- a CDS encoding segregation and condensation protein A: protein MNQLIHNPMEDMPQIRVLDEWQNNIPEDLYIPPAAFEILLEHFEGPLDFLIYLIQKNGFDLLQVDIAPIASQYLSYMDAMKSLNIELTADYMVMAALLADLKSRLLLPKPKSISATEKDPKQDLIDRLETYLRIKQAAERLGQMPILERDTFETNVSLGALPQSEEIHSANLLRDAMLCIFNRPEPVIHQVQHEPVLLEDRISYIESRIESGAVLSFDALLNPRQGRMGVVVTFMAVLELTRQQKIQIIATGIEAPLAIRGASV, encoded by the coding sequence ATGAATCAACTCATCCATAATCCTATGGAAGACATGCCGCAAATCCGTGTTTTGGATGAATGGCAAAATAATATTCCTGAGGATTTATATATTCCTCCGGCCGCGTTTGAAATCTTATTAGAGCATTTCGAAGGTCCACTCGACTTCCTCATTTACCTCATTCAAAAAAATGGCTTTGACTTGCTTCAAGTCGATATTGCCCCGATTGCTTCGCAATATCTGTCGTATATGGATGCGATGAAATCCCTGAATATTGAATTGACCGCAGATTATATGGTGATGGCGGCACTCTTAGCCGATTTAAAATCGCGTTTACTACTTCCAAAACCCAAAAGTATTTCAGCAACTGAAAAAGATCCAAAACAAGATCTAATTGATCGTCTTGAAACTTATTTAAGAATCAAGCAAGCCGCTGAACGTCTTGGGCAAATGCCGATCTTAGAGCGAGATACGTTTGAAACCAATGTGAGTTTAGGTGCACTGCCGCAATCAGAAGAAATTCACAGTGCAAATTTACTCCGCGATGCAATGCTGTGTATTTTTAACCGACCTGAACCCGTTATTCATCAAGTACAGCATGAGCCTGTTTTGCTTGAAGACCGTATTTCTTATATCGAAAGTCGCATTGAATCGGGTGCTGTTTTAAGTTTTGATGCACTACTCAACCCACGCCAAGGTCGCATGGGTGTAGTGGTTACATTTATGGCAGTGTTAGAACTCACGCGCCAGCAAAAAATTCAGATTATTGCTACAGGCATTGAAGCACCGCTCGCAATACGAGGAGCATCTGTATGA